From Peromyscus maniculatus bairdii isolate BWxNUB_F1_BW_parent chromosome 19, HU_Pman_BW_mat_3.1, whole genome shotgun sequence, the proteins below share one genomic window:
- the Fam170a gene encoding protein FAM170A isoform X3 — protein sequence MKRRQKRKHLEIEESQEGDEEARGISKSQEDISQPESTGVAKAQSPGVGEVSSASEYFSCVSSPHKLIHRSKGTKKLHQDSSKPRSSRDQVPEGVATNNPSQHASSSCPSYKTCVSSLCTNKKGKGMKIYYMKVKMKKGVAISWETKETSESPEKQPRMEEATLPEGVWVGAPPSDVSTRNLLSDSEPSGEEKEHEEKPESDSPPASPTVEERPRAKTPDWLVTMETGLRCMACCRVFTTMENLQEHVQFGIREGFSCHVFHLTMAQLIGNAESESIQEEEEENAEEKERSKEKTSEEQQSTEEDGAKKPWSQCPG from the exons ATGAAACGACGACAAAAGAGGAAACATCTGGAAATTGAAGAGTCCCAGGAAGGTGATGAAGAGGCAAGAG GAATTTCAAAGTCACAAGAGGATATCTCCCAGCCTGAATCTACTGGAGTGGCCAAAGCCCAAAGCCCAGGGGTAGGGGAGGTCTCCTCTGCCTCAGAATACTtctcctgtgtttcttctccaCACAAGCTCATCCATCGTAGTAAGG GAACCAAGAAACTACATCAAGACAGCTCCAAGCCTAGATCATCCCGAGACCAGGTTCCAGAAGGAGTGGCGACGAACAACCCCTCACAGCACGCCTCCTCATCCTGTCCATCCTACAAGACTTGTGTGTCCTCTCTGTGTACAAACAAAAAGGGGAAGGGGATGAAAATATACTACATGAAGGTGAAAATGAAAAAAGGTGTGGCCATCTCCTGGGAAACGAAGGAAACCTCAGAGTCCCCAGAGAAGCAGCCAAGGATGGAAGAAGCCACCCTCCCCGAGGGTGTGTGGGTAGGTGCTCCACCCTCTGATGTGTCTACCAGAAACCTCCTGTCGGACAGTGAACCCAgtggggaagagaaagaacacGAAGAAAAGCCAGAGTCAGATAGCCCACCAGCGTCACCCACGGTGGAAGAGAGACCCAGGGCCAAGACTCCTGACTGGCTGGTGACCATGGAGACTGGCTTACGGTGCATGGCCTGTTGCAGAGTCTTTACCACCATGGAGAACCTCCAAGAGCACGTGCAGTTTGGGATCCGGGAGGGCTTCAGCTGCCACGTCTTCCACCTCACCATGGCGCAGCTGATCGGCAATGCGGAATCAGAGAgcatccaggaggaggaagaagagaacgctgaggagaaagagagaagcaagGAAAAGACGTCGGAAGAGCAGCAGTCCACAGAGGAAGACGGGGCGAAGAAACCCTGGAGCCAGTGTCCAGGCT ga
- the Fam170a gene encoding protein FAM170A isoform X1 has product MKRRQKRKHLEIEESQEGDEEARGISKSQEDISQPESTGVAKAQSPGVGEVSSASEYFSCVSSPHKLIHRSKGTKKLHQDSSKPRSSRDQVPEGVATNNPSQHASSSCPSYKTCVSSLCTNKKGKGMKIYYMKVKMKKGVAISWETKETSESPEKQPRMEEATLPEGVWVGAPPSDVSTRNLLSDSEPSGEEKEHEEKPESDSPPASPTVEERPRAKTPDWLVTMETGLRCMACCRVFTTMENLQEHVQFGIREGFSCHVFHLTMAQLIGNAESESIQEEEEENAEEKERSKEKTSEEQQSTEEDGAKKPWSQCPGCMFDSPKDRRRRKDHPDSSGSRQNATCVKGDEKSNTQSNT; this is encoded by the exons ATGAAACGACGACAAAAGAGGAAACATCTGGAAATTGAAGAGTCCCAGGAAGGTGATGAAGAGGCAAGAG GAATTTCAAAGTCACAAGAGGATATCTCCCAGCCTGAATCTACTGGAGTGGCCAAAGCCCAAAGCCCAGGGGTAGGGGAGGTCTCCTCTGCCTCAGAATACTtctcctgtgtttcttctccaCACAAGCTCATCCATCGTAGTAAGG GAACCAAGAAACTACATCAAGACAGCTCCAAGCCTAGATCATCCCGAGACCAGGTTCCAGAAGGAGTGGCGACGAACAACCCCTCACAGCACGCCTCCTCATCCTGTCCATCCTACAAGACTTGTGTGTCCTCTCTGTGTACAAACAAAAAGGGGAAGGGGATGAAAATATACTACATGAAGGTGAAAATGAAAAAAGGTGTGGCCATCTCCTGGGAAACGAAGGAAACCTCAGAGTCCCCAGAGAAGCAGCCAAGGATGGAAGAAGCCACCCTCCCCGAGGGTGTGTGGGTAGGTGCTCCACCCTCTGATGTGTCTACCAGAAACCTCCTGTCGGACAGTGAACCCAgtggggaagagaaagaacacGAAGAAAAGCCAGAGTCAGATAGCCCACCAGCGTCACCCACGGTGGAAGAGAGACCCAGGGCCAAGACTCCTGACTGGCTGGTGACCATGGAGACTGGCTTACGGTGCATGGCCTGTTGCAGAGTCTTTACCACCATGGAGAACCTCCAAGAGCACGTGCAGTTTGGGATCCGGGAGGGCTTCAGCTGCCACGTCTTCCACCTCACCATGGCGCAGCTGATCGGCAATGCGGAATCAGAGAgcatccaggaggaggaagaagagaacgctgaggagaaagagagaagcaagGAAAAGACGTCGGAAGAGCAGCAGTCCACAGAGGAAGACGGGGCGAAGAAACCCTGGAGCCAGTGTCCAGGCTGTATGTTTGATTCTCCAAAGGACAGAA gaagaagaaaggaccaCCCAGACAGCAGCGGAAGCAGACAGAACGCCACTTGTGTAAAGGGAGACGAAAAGAGCAACACTCAGTCCAACACATAA
- the Fam170a gene encoding protein FAM170A isoform X4, translating into MKRRQKRKHLEIEESQEGDEEARGTKKLHQDSSKPRSSRDQVPEGVATNNPSQHASSSCPSYKTCVSSLCTNKKGKGMKIYYMKVKMKKGVAISWETKETSESPEKQPRMEEATLPEGVWVGAPPSDVSTRNLLSDSEPSGEEKEHEEKPESDSPPASPTVEERPRAKTPDWLVTMETGLRCMACCRVFTTMENLQEHVQFGIREGFSCHVFHLTMAQLIGNAESESIQEEEEENAEEKERSKEKTSEEQQSTEEDGAKKPWSQCPGCMFDSPKDRRRRKDHPDSSGSRQNATCVKGDEKSNTQSNT; encoded by the exons ATGAAACGACGACAAAAGAGGAAACATCTGGAAATTGAAGAGTCCCAGGAAGGTGATGAAGAGGCAAGAG GAACCAAGAAACTACATCAAGACAGCTCCAAGCCTAGATCATCCCGAGACCAGGTTCCAGAAGGAGTGGCGACGAACAACCCCTCACAGCACGCCTCCTCATCCTGTCCATCCTACAAGACTTGTGTGTCCTCTCTGTGTACAAACAAAAAGGGGAAGGGGATGAAAATATACTACATGAAGGTGAAAATGAAAAAAGGTGTGGCCATCTCCTGGGAAACGAAGGAAACCTCAGAGTCCCCAGAGAAGCAGCCAAGGATGGAAGAAGCCACCCTCCCCGAGGGTGTGTGGGTAGGTGCTCCACCCTCTGATGTGTCTACCAGAAACCTCCTGTCGGACAGTGAACCCAgtggggaagagaaagaacacGAAGAAAAGCCAGAGTCAGATAGCCCACCAGCGTCACCCACGGTGGAAGAGAGACCCAGGGCCAAGACTCCTGACTGGCTGGTGACCATGGAGACTGGCTTACGGTGCATGGCCTGTTGCAGAGTCTTTACCACCATGGAGAACCTCCAAGAGCACGTGCAGTTTGGGATCCGGGAGGGCTTCAGCTGCCACGTCTTCCACCTCACCATGGCGCAGCTGATCGGCAATGCGGAATCAGAGAgcatccaggaggaggaagaagagaacgctgaggagaaagagagaagcaagGAAAAGACGTCGGAAGAGCAGCAGTCCACAGAGGAAGACGGGGCGAAGAAACCCTGGAGCCAGTGTCCAGGCTGTATGTTTGATTCTCCAAAGGACAGAA gaagaagaaaggaccaCCCAGACAGCAGCGGAAGCAGACAGAACGCCACTTGTGTAAAGGGAGACGAAAAGAGCAACACTCAGTCCAACACATAA
- the Fam170a gene encoding protein FAM170A isoform X2, which produces MKRRQKRKHLEIEESQEGDEEARGISKSQEDISQPESTGVAKAQSPGVGEVSSASEYFSCVSSPHKLIHRRTKKLHQDSSKPRSSRDQVPEGVATNNPSQHASSSCPSYKTCVSSLCTNKKGKGMKIYYMKVKMKKGVAISWETKETSESPEKQPRMEEATLPEGVWVGAPPSDVSTRNLLSDSEPSGEEKEHEEKPESDSPPASPTVEERPRAKTPDWLVTMETGLRCMACCRVFTTMENLQEHVQFGIREGFSCHVFHLTMAQLIGNAESESIQEEEEENAEEKERSKEKTSEEQQSTEEDGAKKPWSQCPGCMFDSPKDRRRRKDHPDSSGSRQNATCVKGDEKSNTQSNT; this is translated from the exons ATGAAACGACGACAAAAGAGGAAACATCTGGAAATTGAAGAGTCCCAGGAAGGTGATGAAGAGGCAAGAG GAATTTCAAAGTCACAAGAGGATATCTCCCAGCCTGAATCTACTGGAGTGGCCAAAGCCCAAAGCCCAGGGGTAGGGGAGGTCTCCTCTGCCTCAGAATACTtctcctgtgtttcttctccaCACAAGCTCATCCATCGTA GAACCAAGAAACTACATCAAGACAGCTCCAAGCCTAGATCATCCCGAGACCAGGTTCCAGAAGGAGTGGCGACGAACAACCCCTCACAGCACGCCTCCTCATCCTGTCCATCCTACAAGACTTGTGTGTCCTCTCTGTGTACAAACAAAAAGGGGAAGGGGATGAAAATATACTACATGAAGGTGAAAATGAAAAAAGGTGTGGCCATCTCCTGGGAAACGAAGGAAACCTCAGAGTCCCCAGAGAAGCAGCCAAGGATGGAAGAAGCCACCCTCCCCGAGGGTGTGTGGGTAGGTGCTCCACCCTCTGATGTGTCTACCAGAAACCTCCTGTCGGACAGTGAACCCAgtggggaagagaaagaacacGAAGAAAAGCCAGAGTCAGATAGCCCACCAGCGTCACCCACGGTGGAAGAGAGACCCAGGGCCAAGACTCCTGACTGGCTGGTGACCATGGAGACTGGCTTACGGTGCATGGCCTGTTGCAGAGTCTTTACCACCATGGAGAACCTCCAAGAGCACGTGCAGTTTGGGATCCGGGAGGGCTTCAGCTGCCACGTCTTCCACCTCACCATGGCGCAGCTGATCGGCAATGCGGAATCAGAGAgcatccaggaggaggaagaagagaacgctgaggagaaagagagaagcaagGAAAAGACGTCGGAAGAGCAGCAGTCCACAGAGGAAGACGGGGCGAAGAAACCCTGGAGCCAGTGTCCAGGCTGTATGTTTGATTCTCCAAAGGACAGAA gaagaagaaaggaccaCCCAGACAGCAGCGGAAGCAGACAGAACGCCACTTGTGTAAAGGGAGACGAAAAGAGCAACACTCAGTCCAACACATAA